Part of the Tidjanibacter massiliensis genome is shown below.
TACGAGCGTAAGGGGCTCGTCGAGCTCCTCCTCGCGCGGCAGCTCCGCCACTTCCGTGCGCGGGTCGTCCGGCAGTTCGTCCAGAGGCAACCTCAATACGAGCACAAGACGTTCGACGGGTAACAGCTACCGAACCCCCGGCATATCTTCCGGAAACCGCAGTACCGGTATATCGAGCGGCTCTTCCCGCAGCAGTTACAGCACTTCCGGCCGCTCGTCCTATTCATCCGGAAGCTCCTTCTCGAGAGGCAGTTTCAGCACAGGCAGCAGTTCGACGGGACGGTCGTCCGGCAGTTTCAGTTCCGGAAGGTCCTCTTCGAGCAGTTCTTCCAGAAGCAGTTTCAGTCCGAGTTCGGCAGGACGCTCCTCCGGTAGTTTCAGTTCAGGCTCTGCAGGGCGTGCATCGAGTTCATCCTCCTCACGTTCATCGTCAGGAAGGAGATAACGGATAAGCGAAAGATTAACAGACATCCGGCGGAAGGGAGACCCTTCCGCCGGACAAAACCATAACATAAGGAATTATGAAGAGTTTCAGACGCATGGTGCCGGCACTGGCCGCACTCCTCACAGCGGTTTCCGCCGGTGCGCAGAATGCCCAGCTGGACGGGTTGCTTGTCACGGCCAGCCAGTTCACCCCGGTGGACATGATGAAATATTCGCAAAACAACTATTCGTTCACCACCGGCCGCGTCGCCGCCATGGGCGGAGCTTTTACGGCACTCGGGGGCGACATGGCCTCGATGGGCATCAACCCGGCCGGTCTGGGCATGTACCGCAATTCGGTATGGGGACTCTCTCCCGCCATGACCTTCACGGGCAACCGGAACGCATACGCGACGGCGCACGACAACAACGCCTCGCGTTTCAGCTTCAACAACATCGGAACGGTACTGCAACTGAGTCAGCGGAGCAACGGCCTCGTCAGCTTCAATCTCGGTCTGTCATACAACAAGATGGAAGATTTCAACTACCGCGGCAGCGTCCGGCTGCCGGCAGCGGCGGGAGGCTCTCTGCTGAACATCTTCCAGCTCCAGCTCAACGGTCTCTACGACTTCTTCAACACGGGTACGTGGAACGGTCTTTCGGAGAAAGACCTCAACAGCGACCCATTCAACAACGGCAACATCTACATCGACGAATGGGGAGCTGTACTGGGCTATCAGTCGGGCCTATTCCCCGGTTTGGGCGGCGACAACATGTACGGTCTGAACGGCCTGCCCGAAAACAGCAACATCACTCCCTCGCTGCGCTATGACAGCCGGGGTTCGGTGGGCGAGTACAACATAGCCGGCGGCTTCAACATCAACAACATCCTCTATCTCGGATTCGATTTCGGCTTTCGGGACATCTACCAGCGGCTGTCGCTCTACTACTCCGAAGACTACGAAGGCAACTACTCGGGCACGGCACAGCAGTACCTCAGGCAGATGAACTACAACCAGTATCTGCTGGCCCAGGGTTCGGCCTTCAATTTCAAGATAGGCGCCATCGTCCGCCCCATTCCTCAACTGCGCATAGGCATCGCCTACCACAGTCCCTCCTACTCCTCGGTACGCAAAGAGTATTACGGGAGCATGGGAACTTCGCGCTACGGCGACCCCAACAGCAAACACTATACGTCGTCCACCGTCGGTTACGACTACGCATTCAATACCCCCTCGCGGCTTCTCACGGGTATCGCTTTCACGCTCGGCGACTACTTCGCCCTGTCGTTCGACTACGAACGGGTATGGTACAACAAGATGCGCTACATGAGCGAGACCTACGACGTCCAGGAGAGTTTCCGCACTGCCATAGGCAACGACTACCGGGCCGCCGACAATTTCCGTGTGGGTGTTGAGGTAAAACCCATTCCCGGTTTCGCCCTGCGGGCCGGCTACGCCTATTACGGTTCCCCGATAAAGGAGAAGGACGAGGCAGGGAATGACCTGATATTCAAAAACATCTTCACTACATCATCCAACCACATATCGGCCGGCGTCGGCATTTGGCTGGGCCGGGCCACCACGTTGGACATCGCCTACGTGTACAGCAGATACAAAGTGGCACCTTACGGGCTCTACTACTACAACGGCCCC
Proteins encoded:
- a CDS encoding OmpP1/FadL family transporter encodes the protein MKSFRRMVPALAALLTAVSAGAQNAQLDGLLVTASQFTPVDMMKYSQNNYSFTTGRVAAMGGAFTALGGDMASMGINPAGLGMYRNSVWGLSPAMTFTGNRNAYATAHDNNASRFSFNNIGTVLQLSQRSNGLVSFNLGLSYNKMEDFNYRGSVRLPAAAGGSLLNIFQLQLNGLYDFFNTGTWNGLSEKDLNSDPFNNGNIYIDEWGAVLGYQSGLFPGLGGDNMYGLNGLPENSNITPSLRYDSRGSVGEYNIAGGFNINNILYLGFDFGFRDIYQRLSLYYSEDYEGNYSGTAQQYLRQMNYNQYLLAQGSAFNFKIGAIVRPIPQLRIGIAYHSPSYSSVRKEYYGSMGTSRYGDPNSKHYTSSTVGYDYAFNTPSRLLTGIAFTLGDYFALSFDYERVWYNKMRYMSETYDVQESFRTAIGNDYRAADNFRVGVEVKPIPGFALRAGYAYYGSPIKEKDEAGNDLIFKNIFTTSSNHISAGVGIWLGRATTLDIAYVYSRYKVAPYGLYYYNGPARLPQGMVGEVTYKPIGDITDGILNRHTVTMSFNFFF